In Pseudomonas sp. GCEP-101, one DNA window encodes the following:
- a CDS encoding carbohydrate-binding family V/XII, which translates to MVLRPILTALALAVGLSLHPAPAFAADPQGPAPTELKWPRDFALGEQHVQIFQPQIEGWDGTRMSGRAAIAVGPANGAPTYGVAQFSAAAAIDKATGLVQLTDLRIDKVDVPTAPDSAGTVRDALVARLPKDGLTVSLDELQASYAVNQQLDQLRHVEVKNDPPQIVFAATPTVLVMIDGQPNWQALPSSDFQRVLNSRVLILRDAQGNHYLNAAGNWYTAQALDGSWLVLSQPPKALLHAEQVAEKAGPVDALLPKSGKAPGKAPAILVATRPTELIVSDGTAQMQPVDGVALLTMQNADHAVFVDPTHNTWYVLVSGRWFSGPGEQGPWQYVDGKDLPADFAKISPKDPKANVLVSVPGTPQAKEAAIAASIPQTASVSRSKATMSVSYDGAPSFQPISGTSLQYAVNTPTPVIEVATNQFYAVTNGVWFVAPSPTGPWQVATEVPAAIYGIPPSSPVYYVTYVHIYSVTPQTVVVGYTPGYLGVVVNSAGTVVYGTGYTYPAYVSQTVYYGYPPTYGYGAGFAVGALTGFAFGYAAGAWWGSPEPYWGPYWGPYPHGGWSYANINQANFYGRWGQGTVSHAYGYNGWTGTQWQGSSAVGYNPRTGTHFQGTQGAAFNPYSENVAAGRRGSFANASTGISGAGRSGVAAHTDSGDFVAGRQVATHNAQTGRTTVAERGVSGDVDDGRGSYDHDSRGVSYNRRTGNAVAWKNGDVYAGHDGNVYQHTDSGWQQHTDNGWQPVQPNQSNVRNQLEQQYQSRQLGQQRFHQTQRQWGGGGFGGGHFGGGHFGGGLRR; encoded by the coding sequence ATGGTCCTACGCCCGATTCTTACCGCCCTGGCGCTTGCCGTCGGGCTGTCGCTGCACCCCGCTCCCGCTTTTGCCGCCGATCCGCAGGGCCCCGCCCCCACCGAACTGAAATGGCCGCGGGACTTCGCCCTGGGCGAGCAACACGTGCAGATCTTCCAGCCGCAGATCGAGGGCTGGGACGGCACGCGCATGAGCGGCCGCGCGGCCATCGCCGTGGGCCCGGCGAACGGCGCGCCCACCTACGGCGTGGCGCAGTTCTCCGCCGCCGCCGCCATCGACAAGGCCACCGGGCTGGTGCAGCTCACCGACCTGCGCATCGACAAGGTGGACGTGCCGACCGCCCCGGACAGTGCCGGCACGGTACGCGATGCCCTGGTGGCACGGCTGCCCAAGGACGGCCTGACCGTCTCCCTCGATGAGCTGCAGGCCAGCTACGCGGTGAACCAGCAACTGGACCAGCTGCGCCACGTGGAGGTGAAGAACGACCCACCGCAGATCGTCTTCGCCGCGACGCCGACCGTGCTGGTGATGATCGACGGCCAGCCGAACTGGCAGGCGCTGCCGAGCAGCGATTTCCAGCGCGTGCTCAACAGCCGCGTGCTCATCCTGCGTGACGCCCAGGGCAACCACTACCTCAACGCCGCCGGCAACTGGTACACGGCGCAAGCCCTGGACGGCAGCTGGCTGGTGCTGAGCCAGCCGCCCAAGGCGCTGCTGCATGCCGAGCAGGTGGCGGAAAAGGCCGGCCCGGTGGACGCCCTGCTGCCCAAGAGCGGCAAGGCGCCGGGCAAGGCTCCGGCCATCCTGGTGGCGACCCGGCCCACCGAGCTGATCGTCAGCGACGGCACCGCGCAGATGCAGCCGGTGGACGGGGTCGCCCTGCTGACGATGCAGAACGCCGACCATGCGGTGTTCGTCGACCCGACCCACAACACCTGGTATGTGCTGGTGTCCGGCCGTTGGTTCAGCGGCCCCGGCGAGCAGGGCCCGTGGCAGTACGTCGACGGCAAGGACCTGCCCGCCGATTTTGCGAAGATCTCGCCCAAGGACCCGAAAGCCAACGTACTGGTGTCGGTGCCCGGCACGCCGCAGGCCAAGGAAGCGGCCATCGCCGCGAGCATCCCGCAGACGGCGTCGGTCTCGCGCAGCAAGGCGACCATGAGCGTCAGCTACGACGGCGCGCCGAGCTTCCAGCCCATCAGCGGCACCAGCCTGCAATACGCGGTGAACACGCCGACGCCGGTGATCGAGGTGGCGACCAACCAGTTCTACGCCGTCACCAACGGCGTCTGGTTCGTTGCCCCCAGCCCCACCGGGCCGTGGCAGGTGGCGACCGAAGTGCCGGCGGCGATCTACGGCATTCCGCCCAGCTCGCCGGTGTACTACGTGACCTACGTGCACATCTACTCGGTCACCCCGCAGACCGTGGTGGTGGGCTACACGCCCGGCTATCTCGGCGTGGTGGTGAACAGCGCTGGCACGGTGGTCTACGGCACCGGCTACACCTACCCCGCCTATGTCAGCCAGACCGTCTACTACGGCTATCCGCCCACCTACGGCTACGGCGCGGGCTTCGCCGTGGGCGCGCTGACCGGCTTCGCCTTCGGCTACGCGGCGGGGGCCTGGTGGGGCTCGCCGGAACCCTACTGGGGGCCGTACTGGGGCCCCTATCCGCACGGCGGCTGGAGCTACGCCAACATCAACCAGGCGAACTTCTACGGCCGCTGGGGCCAGGGCACGGTCAGCCACGCCTATGGCTACAACGGCTGGACCGGCACCCAGTGGCAGGGCAGCTCGGCGGTGGGCTACAACCCGCGCACCGGCACGCACTTCCAGGGCACGCAGGGCGCGGCATTCAACCCCTACAGCGAGAACGTCGCCGCCGGCCGGCGCGGCTCGTTCGCCAATGCCTCCACCGGCATTTCCGGGGCCGGCCGCAGCGGCGTGGCGGCCCATACCGACAGCGGTGACTTCGTCGCCGGCCGCCAGGTCGCCACCCACAACGCCCAGACCGGCCGCACCACCGTGGCCGAACGCGGCGTGTCCGGCGACGTGGACGACGGCCGCGGCAGCTACGACCACGACAGCCGCGGTGTATCCTACAACCGCCGCACCGGCAACGCCGTGGCCTGGAAGAACGGCGACGTCTACGCCGGGCACGACGGCAACGTCTACCAGCACACCGACAGCGGCTGGCAACAGCACACCGACAACGGCTGGCAACCGGTGCAGCCCAACCAGAGCAACGTCCGTAACCAGCTGGAGCAGCAGTACCAGTCCCGCCAGCTCGGCCAGCAGCGCTTCCACCAGACCCAGCGGCAATGGGGCGGCGGCGGCTTCGGTGGCGGGCATTTCGGCGGTGGTCACTTTGGCGGCGGCTTGCGGCGCTGA
- a CDS encoding CitMHS family transporter: protein MLTFLAFAMVATFMFLIMTKRLSALIALILVPIAFALLGGFAKGLGPMMLDGIRTLAPTGVMLMFAILYFAIMIDSGLFDPAVRRILRLVKGDPLKVSMGTAALAMIVSLDGDGSTTYMICVAAVLPLYSRLGMSPLLMACLIMLSSGVLNMTPWGGPTARAASALHVDPADIFVPMIPAMLAGIAAIFALAWVYGKRERARLGELHLPTDHETMAEVSVSQYPDARRPKLLWFNAVLTVILMGTLIGGLLPMPVLFMIAFGIAMIVNYPCIIEQKKRVGAHAENVLAVVSLIFAAGVFTGILSGTGMVEAMSKSLLAVIPPALGPYLATITALVSMPFTFFMSNDAFYYGVLPVLSQAAAQYGITPVEMARASIVGQPVHLLSPLVPSTYLLVGLAKVDFGDHQRFTLKWAVLVCLAILAAALLLGLFPLFND, encoded by the coding sequence ATGCTGACTTTCCTCGCCTTCGCCATGGTGGCGACCTTCATGTTCCTGATCATGACCAAGCGGCTCTCGGCGCTGATCGCGCTGATCCTGGTCCCGATCGCCTTCGCCCTGCTCGGCGGCTTCGCCAAGGGCCTGGGGCCGATGATGCTGGACGGCATCCGCACCCTGGCGCCCACCGGCGTGATGCTGATGTTCGCCATTCTCTACTTCGCCATCATGATCGACTCCGGGCTGTTCGACCCGGCGGTACGGCGCATCCTGCGCCTGGTGAAGGGCGACCCGCTGAAGGTGTCGATGGGCACCGCCGCGCTGGCGATGATCGTCTCGCTGGATGGCGACGGCTCGACCACCTACATGATCTGCGTCGCCGCCGTGCTGCCGCTGTACAGCCGCCTGGGCATGAGCCCGCTGCTGATGGCGTGCCTGATCATGCTCTCCAGCGGCGTGCTGAACATGACCCCCTGGGGCGGCCCCACCGCCCGCGCGGCCAGCGCGTTGCACGTAGACCCGGCGGACATCTTCGTGCCGATGATCCCGGCCATGCTCGCCGGCATCGCCGCGATCTTCGCCCTCGCCTGGGTCTACGGCAAACGCGAGCGCGCGCGCCTGGGCGAGCTGCATCTGCCCACCGACCACGAGACCATGGCCGAGGTCAGCGTCTCGCAATATCCCGACGCCCGCCGGCCGAAGCTGCTGTGGTTCAACGCCGTGCTCACGGTGATCCTCATGGGCACCCTGATCGGCGGCCTGCTGCCGATGCCGGTTCTCTTCATGATCGCCTTCGGCATCGCGATGATCGTGAACTATCCCTGCATCATCGAGCAGAAGAAGCGTGTCGGTGCCCATGCCGAGAACGTCCTGGCGGTGGTCTCGCTGATCTTCGCCGCCGGCGTCTTCACCGGCATTCTTTCCGGAACGGGCATGGTCGAAGCCATGTCGAAAAGCCTGTTGGCGGTGATTCCGCCGGCACTGGGGCCCTACCTGGCGACCATCACGGCGCTGGTGAGCATGCCGTTCACCTTCTTCATGTCGAACGACGCTTTCTACTACGGCGTGCTCCCGGTACTCTCCCAGGCCGCCGCGCAGTACGGCATCACCCCGGTGGAAATGGCCCGCGCCTCCATCGTCGGCCAGCCGGTGCACCTGCTCAGCCCACTGGTGCCGTCCACCTACCTGCTGGTGGGGCTGGCCAAGGTGGACTTCGGCGACCACCAGCGCTTCACCCTCAAGTGGGCCGTGCTGGTGTGCCTGGCGATCCTCGCCGCGGCCTTGCTGCTGGGCCTGTTCCCTCTCTTTAACGACTGA
- a CDS encoding AEC family transporter, with amino-acid sequence MNHYRGVAVTALFQALWPLFALIVGGFVLRRKGFPGEAFWPAAERLNYFILFPALLASSLASAPLNDPGLARQALAVVLGLGIAWVALLLVKRLRGWNAARFGAIAQGVLRFNTYLGLAAVGSLYGKPGLTLAALMLALMVPTVNVMSVWALTAERGISLRSLLLPIVKNPLILACVAGALLNVTGIGLPGGSDRLFNLLAVASLPLGLLCVGAALQPQELRAEASALGWNCAIRLLAMPLLAFAIARLLALPTLESALLVMFFALPTAPTAYVLTRQLGGESGLMAGIITLQTLLAGASLLLVMGLIQASV; translated from the coding sequence ATCAACCACTATCGCGGGGTCGCCGTGACCGCTCTGTTCCAGGCCCTCTGGCCGTTGTTCGCGCTGATCGTCGGCGGCTTCGTGCTGCGCCGCAAAGGTTTCCCCGGCGAGGCCTTCTGGCCGGCGGCGGAGCGGCTCAACTACTTCATCCTGTTCCCCGCACTGCTCGCCAGCAGCCTGGCCAGCGCCCCGCTGAACGACCCCGGCCTGGCCCGGCAGGCGCTGGCGGTGGTGCTGGGCCTGGGCATCGCCTGGGTCGCCCTGCTGCTGGTCAAGCGCCTGCGCGGCTGGAATGCCGCGCGCTTCGGTGCGATCGCCCAGGGCGTGTTGCGTTTCAATACGTACCTGGGGCTCGCCGCCGTTGGCAGCCTGTACGGCAAGCCGGGGCTGACCCTGGCCGCGCTGATGCTGGCGCTGATGGTGCCGACGGTGAACGTGATGTCGGTGTGGGCGCTGACCGCCGAACGGGGCATCAGTCTGCGCTCGCTCTTGCTACCCATCGTGAAGAACCCGCTGATCCTCGCCTGCGTGGCGGGCGCGCTGCTCAACGTCACGGGCATCGGCCTGCCCGGCGGCAGCGACCGGCTGTTCAACCTGCTCGCCGTGGCCAGCCTGCCGCTGGGCCTGCTGTGCGTGGGCGCAGCGCTGCAGCCGCAGGAGCTGCGCGCGGAAGCCTCGGCGCTGGGCTGGAACTGCGCGATCCGCCTGCTGGCCATGCCATTGCTGGCGTTCGCCATCGCCCGTCTGCTGGCCCTGCCGACGCTGGAGAGCGCGTTGCTGGTGATGTTCTTCGCCCTGCCCACCGCCCCGACCGCCTACGTACTGACCCGCCAGCTGGGCGGCGAAAGTGGCCTGATGGCGGGGATCATCACCCTGCAGACGCTGCTGGCCGGCGCCAGCCTGCTGCTGGTGATGGGGCTGATTCAGGCCTCCGTCTGA
- a CDS encoding LEA type 2 family protein, with translation MAIARRIALMTLLLALGACSSLFGTRDPLRIDLVGLEPATGQGMEARFTVKLRVQNPNDQAIDYNGIALDLSVNGQPLASGVSDASGQVPRFGEKVISVPVSISAFSAFRQAWGLSGGAPRQGMPYEINGKLAGGLFGTVRFNDKGVLNWPEPVTRPDGAAGKSRL, from the coding sequence ATGGCAATTGCCCGCCGTATTGCCCTGATGACCCTGCTGCTGGCGCTGGGCGCCTGCAGCAGCCTGTTCGGTACACGCGACCCGCTGCGCATCGATCTGGTCGGCCTGGAGCCGGCCACGGGCCAGGGCATGGAGGCGCGCTTCACGGTGAAGCTGCGGGTGCAGAACCCCAACGACCAGGCCATCGACTACAACGGCATCGCCCTGGACCTGTCGGTCAATGGCCAGCCGCTGGCCAGCGGGGTGAGCGACGCCAGCGGGCAGGTGCCGCGCTTTGGCGAGAAAGTGATCAGCGTGCCGGTGAGCATTTCGGCGTTCTCCGCCTTCCGCCAGGCCTGGGGGCTGTCCGGCGGCGCGCCGCGGCAGGGCATGCCCTACGAGATCAATGGCAAGCTGGCCGGCGGGCTGTTCGGCACCGTGCGCTTCAACGACAAGGGCGTGCTGAACTGGCCGGAGCCGGTCACCCGCCCTGACGGCGCTGCGGGGAAAAGCCGCCTGTGA
- a CDS encoding ABC transporter substrate-binding protein, with the protein MIKSLLVRSIACSALALAAVSGAQAGTLSIGHTTWVGYGTLYLARDLGYFKEQGLDLQLTTIEEASMYMAAQASGQLSGSASTIDEILKYRPKFCFKAVAALDDSHGGDGVLVGKDVTSLAQLKGQEVAVNEGSVSQFWLSYLLKHAGMSMADIKVQNMTADDAASAFIAGRVPAAVTWEPHLSLVREKQQGKVLVDSSTTPGVIVDVVALNCDVIEKQPEDVKALVNGLYKAVQYTQEHPDEAYAIMAKGVGGYLADPKALADAAKGVRFYDKAMSEQLVGTPGKPGDIKGLIRLANETWSGLQGKRLEVSYDDLVDPRFVSQ; encoded by the coding sequence ATGATCAAGTCCTTGCTCGTGCGTTCCATCGCGTGTTCCGCCCTGGCTCTCGCCGCCGTCTCTGGCGCCCAGGCCGGCACCCTGTCCATCGGCCACACCACCTGGGTCGGTTACGGCACCCTGTACCTCGCCCGTGACCTGGGCTACTTCAAGGAGCAGGGCCTGGACCTGCAGCTGACCACCATCGAGGAAGCCTCGATGTACATGGCGGCCCAGGCGTCCGGCCAGCTTTCCGGCTCCGCCTCCACCATCGACGAAATCCTCAAGTACCGCCCCAAGTTCTGCTTCAAGGCTGTGGCCGCGCTGGACGACAGCCATGGCGGCGACGGCGTGCTGGTGGGCAAGGACGTCACCTCCCTGGCCCAGCTCAAGGGCCAGGAAGTGGCGGTGAACGAGGGCTCCGTCTCGCAGTTCTGGCTGTCCTACCTGCTCAAGCACGCCGGCATGAGCATGGCCGACATCAAGGTGCAGAACATGACCGCCGATGACGCCGCCAGCGCCTTCATCGCCGGCCGCGTGCCCGCCGCCGTGACCTGGGAGCCGCACCTCTCGCTGGTGCGCGAGAAGCAGCAGGGCAAGGTGTTGGTGGACAGCTCCACCACCCCCGGCGTGATCGTCGACGTGGTCGCCCTCAACTGCGACGTGATCGAGAAGCAGCCCGAGGACGTGAAGGCCCTGGTCAACGGCCTGTACAAGGCCGTGCAGTACACCCAGGAACACCCGGACGAGGCCTACGCGATCATGGCCAAGGGCGTCGGTGGCTACCTCGCCGATCCCAAGGCCCTGGCCGACGCCGCCAAGGGCGTGCGCTTCTACGACAAGGCGATGAGCGAGCAGCTGGTGGGCACGCCAGGCAAACCCGGCGACATCAAGGGCCTGATCCGCCTCGCCAACGAGACCTGGAGCGGCCTGCAGGGCAAGCGCCTGGAGGTCAGCTACGACGACCTGGTCGACCCGCGCTTCGTCTCCCAGTAA
- a CDS encoding TerC family protein gives MDWLTSPEIWIAFFTLTALEIVLGIDNIIMISILVGRMPKHMQPRTRFFGLALAMVTRILLLLSITWVMRLTADLFHVFEQGISGRDLILFFGGLFLLWKSSTEIYHGLEGEDEAEGEPKSVMGGFIGTIIQIAIIDIVFSLDSVITAVGMVSNVPVMVAAIVVAVLVMMLAAGAISDFIDKHPSLKMLALSFLIVVGTVLIAEAFEVHVPKGYVYFAMAFSLAVEALNIRMRTARGKKEDPVKLRKDIPGQ, from the coding sequence ATGGATTGGCTGACCAGCCCCGAAATCTGGATTGCGTTCTTCACCCTGACTGCCCTGGAGATCGTCCTGGGCATCGACAACATCATCATGATTTCCATCCTGGTCGGCCGCATGCCCAAGCACATGCAGCCGCGCACGCGCTTCTTCGGGCTGGCGCTGGCGATGGTCACGCGCATCCTGCTGCTGCTCTCGATCACCTGGGTGATGCGCCTGACCGCGGACCTGTTCCACGTGTTCGAGCAGGGCATTTCCGGGCGCGACCTGATCCTGTTCTTCGGCGGCCTGTTCCTCCTGTGGAAAAGCAGCACCGAGATCTATCACGGCCTGGAAGGCGAGGACGAAGCCGAGGGCGAGCCGAAGAGCGTGATGGGCGGTTTCATCGGCACCATCATCCAGATCGCCATCATCGACATCGTGTTCTCCCTGGACTCGGTGATCACCGCCGTGGGCATGGTGTCCAACGTGCCGGTGATGGTCGCGGCCATCGTCGTCGCGGTGCTGGTGATGATGCTGGCGGCCGGCGCCATCAGCGACTTCATCGACAAGCACCCGTCGCTGAAGATGCTGGCGCTGTCGTTCCTCATCGTGGTCGGCACGGTGCTGATCGCCGAGGCCTTCGAAGTCCACGTGCCCAAGGGCTACGTCTACTTCGCCATGGCCTTCTCGCTGGCGGTGGAAGCGCTGAACATCCGCATGCGCACCGCGCGCGGCAAAAAGGAAGACCCGGTGAAGCTGCGCAAGGACATCCCGGGCCAATAG
- a CDS encoding PQQ-dependent sugar dehydrogenase has protein sequence MRWSSPLLIALALAGCGDKSALPFTAGTGPQPQLPEPQSSLLPTVNVATATGWPVDRKPRAAQGLEVQRFADKLDHPRWLYVLPNGDVLVAESSAPPKEKSEGLKDWVAGKFMAKAGSQVPSANRITLLRDADGDGVPEQRSVLLQGLFSPFGMALVDNWLYVANADAVVRFPYRTGDTTISAPAEKVVDLPGGPINHHWTKNILASPDGRYLYATVGSNSNVGENGLDAEKNRAAILQIDLSNRHVRLFASGLRNPNGLGWEPNSGALWTAVNERDELGNDLVPDYMTSVKDGGFYGWPWSYYGQHVDKRVDPPRPDQVEKALVPDYALGAHTASLGLAFYQGSLLPERYRGGVFIGQHGSWNRKPRSGYQVIFVPFGDGKPNGQPITVLDGFVNENDEAMGRPVGVAVDKFGGLLVADDVGNTVWRLRPATVK, from the coding sequence ATGCGATGGTCATCCCCCCTGCTGATCGCACTGGCCCTGGCCGGTTGCGGCGACAAGTCCGCCCTGCCGTTCACCGCCGGCACCGGACCGCAACCGCAGCTGCCGGAACCGCAAAGCAGCCTGCTGCCCACCGTGAATGTCGCGACCGCCACCGGCTGGCCCGTCGACCGGAAGCCGCGCGCCGCGCAAGGGCTGGAGGTGCAGCGCTTCGCCGACAAGCTCGATCACCCGCGCTGGCTGTACGTGCTGCCCAACGGCGACGTGCTCGTGGCGGAAAGCTCGGCACCGCCCAAGGAGAAGTCGGAAGGCCTGAAGGATTGGGTAGCGGGCAAGTTCATGGCCAAGGCCGGCTCCCAGGTACCCAGCGCCAATCGCATCACCCTGCTGCGCGACGCCGACGGCGACGGCGTGCCGGAACAGCGCAGCGTGCTGCTGCAGGGCTTGTTCTCGCCGTTCGGCATGGCCCTTGTGGATAACTGGCTGTACGTGGCCAATGCCGACGCGGTGGTGCGTTTCCCCTACAGGACCGGCGACACCACGATCAGCGCCCCGGCCGAAAAGGTGGTCGACCTGCCGGGCGGGCCGATCAACCACCACTGGACCAAGAACATCCTCGCCAGCCCCGACGGTCGCTACCTCTACGCCACCGTCGGCTCCAACAGCAACGTAGGCGAGAACGGCCTGGACGCCGAGAAGAACCGCGCGGCGATCCTGCAGATCGACCTGTCCAACCGCCACGTACGCCTCTTCGCTTCCGGCCTGCGCAACCCCAATGGGCTGGGCTGGGAACCCAACAGCGGCGCCCTGTGGACAGCCGTGAACGAGCGCGACGAACTGGGCAACGACCTGGTGCCCGACTACATGACGTCAGTGAAGGACGGCGGTTTCTATGGCTGGCCCTGGAGCTATTACGGCCAGCATGTGGATAAGCGCGTCGACCCGCCCCGCCCGGACCAGGTGGAAAAGGCGCTGGTCCCCGATTACGCCCTGGGCGCGCACACCGCCTCCCTCGGCCTTGCCTTCTATCAGGGCAGCCTGCTGCCGGAGCGTTATCGTGGCGGGGTGTTCATCGGCCAGCACGGCTCGTGGAACCGCAAGCCGCGCAGCGGCTACCAGGTGATCTTCGTCCCCTTCGGCGATGGCAAGCCCAATGGCCAGCCGATCACGGTGCTGGATGGCTTCGTCAACGAGAATGACGAGGCGATGGGGCGACCGGTCGGGGTAGCTGTGGATAAGTTCGGCGGTCTGCTGGTGGCCGACGATGTGGGTAACACGGTGTGGCGGCTGCGGCCCGCCACCGTCAAATGA
- a CDS encoding Na/Pi cotransporter family protein: MLKLLDLLSAVALLVWGTHIVRTGILRVYGSNLRKILSRSVEKRPLAFAAGIGVTALVQSSNATALLATSFVATGLMALAPALAIMLGADVGTALMARVLTLDLSWLSPLLIFFGVIFFLGRQKSRLGQLGRVFIGLGLIILALQLIVAAAEPMTQAKGVKVLFSSLTGDVMLDALTGALFAMISYSSLAAVLLTATLAASKVISLKVALCLVVGANLGSGILAMISASSQNAAGRRVALGSLLFKVAGCALVLPLVGPLAAWIDHWQFSTAELVIAFHVLYNTTRCLACLPLTGQMAAFCTRIMPDRHSPEDTVRPRHLDPAALDTPSLALVNAVRETLRMGDIVEHMLNNLMEVIHSGDPLLGKQIRKQDDDVDALYTAIKLYLARMPREDLSEADSRRWAEIIELAINLEQAGDIIEHMLGAVQDKKTSRSRSFSDNGLEEITVLHGQLVANLRLSLSVFLNGDQEGARRLRRAKQRFRLQERRFAHSHVDRLRQQVVQSIETSSLHLDLISDMKRLNSLFCAIAYAVLDNPDASTSAIGEPVEDDDVAPREVEAVQDHQRPASPGSSATG; this comes from the coding sequence ATGCTCAAACTGCTCGATCTGCTCTCTGCCGTCGCCCTGTTGGTGTGGGGCACACACATCGTCCGCACCGGCATCCTCAGGGTGTATGGCAGCAACCTGCGAAAAATCCTCAGCCGCAGCGTGGAAAAGCGCCCGCTGGCCTTCGCTGCCGGCATCGGCGTCACCGCCCTGGTGCAAAGCAGCAACGCCACGGCGCTGCTGGCCACCTCCTTCGTCGCCACCGGCCTGATGGCCCTGGCGCCCGCGCTGGCGATCATGCTCGGCGCGGATGTCGGCACGGCATTGATGGCGCGGGTGCTCACCCTGGACCTGTCGTGGCTGTCGCCGTTGCTGATCTTCTTCGGGGTGATTTTCTTCCTCGGTCGGCAGAAATCGCGCCTGGGCCAGTTGGGCCGGGTGTTCATCGGCCTGGGGCTGATCATCCTCGCCCTGCAGCTGATCGTCGCCGCGGCCGAGCCGATGACCCAGGCCAAGGGCGTGAAGGTGCTGTTCTCCAGCCTCACCGGGGACGTGATGCTGGACGCCCTGACCGGCGCTCTCTTCGCGATGATTTCCTATTCCAGCCTGGCCGCCGTGCTGCTCACCGCGACGCTGGCGGCGTCCAAGGTGATCTCGCTGAAGGTGGCGCTGTGCCTGGTCGTCGGCGCCAACCTGGGCAGCGGCATCCTGGCGATGATCAGCGCGTCCTCGCAGAACGCCGCCGGCCGCCGCGTGGCGCTGGGCAGCCTGCTGTTCAAGGTGGCCGGCTGCGCCCTGGTGCTGCCGCTGGTGGGCCCGCTGGCCGCATGGATCGACCATTGGCAGTTCAGCACCGCCGAGCTGGTGATCGCCTTCCATGTGCTCTACAACACCACCCGCTGCCTCGCCTGCCTGCCGCTGACCGGACAAATGGCGGCGTTCTGCACACGCATCATGCCCGACCGGCATTCGCCGGAAGACACCGTGCGCCCGCGCCACCTGGACCCGGCCGCGCTGGATACGCCGAGCCTGGCGCTGGTCAACGCGGTGCGCGAAACCCTGCGCATGGGCGATATCGTCGAGCACATGCTGAACAACCTCATGGAAGTTATCCACAGCGGCGACCCGTTGCTGGGCAAGCAGATCCGCAAGCAGGACGACGATGTCGACGCCCTCTACACCGCGATCAAGCTGTACCTGGCGCGCATGCCGCGCGAGGACCTGAGCGAGGCGGACAGCCGGCGCTGGGCGGAAATCATCGAGCTGGCGATCAACCTCGAGCAGGCCGGCGACATCATCGAGCACATGCTCGGCGCCGTGCAGGACAAGAAGACCTCGCGCAGCCGCTCGTTCTCCGACAACGGCCTGGAGGAAATCACCGTGCTGCACGGCCAACTGGTGGCGAACCTGCGCCTGTCGCTGTCGGTATTCCTCAATGGCGACCAGGAGGGCGCCAGGCGCCTGCGCCGCGCCAAGCAGCGCTTCCGCCTGCAGGAACGGCGCTTCGCCCACTCCCACGTCGACCGCCTGCGCCAGCAGGTGGTACAGAGCATCGAGACCAGCTCGCTGCACCTGGACCTGATCAGCGACATGAAACGCTTGAACTCGCTGTTCTGCGCCATCGCCTATGCTGTTCTGGACAACCCCGATGCCAGCACGTCGGCAATCGGCGAGCCTGTGGAAGACGACGACGTCGCCCCGCGCGAGGTCGAGGCGGTACAGGATCACCAGCGGCCGGCTTCGCCCGGCTCCAGCGCGACGGGTTGA